In Acropora palmata chromosome 7, jaAcrPala1.3, whole genome shotgun sequence, one genomic interval encodes:
- the LOC141886041 gene encoding TPR and ankyrin repeat-containing protein 1-like isoform X3 — protein MYIRRENAEEALKDARDCVDVKPDSPKGQYRLGSSLLARKKYQEAMKPFSKSLQLLLSDASSSESDKVDTLTQLLSVALNLPADGTCSIQFNIPKNLIQNAINKAVADRDWKRLHLLFLGGGGEKKYERGSGGLAMGCDASSVPLEEVIRDDLPVLGKFIKILLDHEANSKPPKGKKSPLDVAMELDKNDVASMLIDRNVSSRTSELPKRMFKRDGLEAMRRGETKRAIELLQFSLKHEATKGKERLEVLQYLCELHFKEKAFDVCLDTGRKLKETYNGEKNEKDEVQATQWKKWGNELHMEGKYELMAEYYSLALDFTPESNFEITTALLSNRCLALINLEKFKEALADADRCTKIRPKWFRGHSRRGNCLLPLKRKKEALRAFCKAHTNAVTDKEKQATAQDVITTAMSIEDGQSQITCSLPPKMLQYAIKEASEKGEWTKLRLLFLGTAASNTSRGLAYDCDASCVPLDLLIQSDVKDLHTLVTLLLQRGASPTGLRGCVRAPLLVAMEMMKFPVAVTLLRNNADPSCIVGHGIFINREGQPKQWLQLGRKALDANDNKKAVMLLNMSLYLSESNTEKSILLQIYNGLSEAHFNLNENERSIDAGNEYFKLRPIKSEDEAKRWEVRAAHAFESSAYTFCIDYVNLALKYTPADCKQTFSLLLCQRSQAFQQLGDYERALEDAKTASMMNPDMSEGYRNQLYCFRALKRGREAMQVINECLKRTSDENTMYDNLSDALDIAVNLQEATSALTVPVPSQLIEKLTSGVIQKRAWHKLLILYLGGGGPTSQPIGDGGLATDTDASSVPLGEIIRCTHSDKLLQLVSVLLRHGASANAIEGSAAIPLDEALTLRNLALVEKLIHNGANPCVLGRDREPIIHQALRIDLRDKNGNFRYLKAMLISKTSEIKNVQNAEGDSLYHLACTGRRPTSNKCEAIRILREANVNPNLPNKANKSPNEILHKNDSRCRVLYTALESYNSSTSLSFQSATGHQNISTEEQDKEYLSSATGDDDSSGSRNDDSKQEKPLIPAKDAKVRKVEDKQQMRTQMRENVDGLITTLLPLDTLVPEDTNEDQEDNEDFNEPSEVLPMTENDERLTKHEDEIPLKRTEYDNTNIDDIEIGGGDVEADIDSKSPFEDLPWEVDCTDRVWKVMRSKRVDNCMRRRIINKIRMLANGRWNTTMCKRLEGAAKKADIQLYESKLTKSYRIIWEKTIAFSGRCSENPELRLNMRNPAGRIYSDIIRVWDIVLDHDKLQSSIEHVVKSHDRGMDCIIRKKLKGITMETKKDILPSSECLPNRYAEIADLRQVSNPRLTKDGTKKSTASDNLSQIFFPPASSNEQEYHILKFYSFSTALVKTVLESDTSSKIDFPFKITELEHAIVNLRPDPPIPIILLGRSGTGKTTCCLYRLWDNFKRYWESAVTAGPHIPRCVPPMETTRFGPESVLIAAADQDVDQTSSSQDKSPLAFFQCQQFNISVDPGLASSSKHVDHVHTYQSAYPRLSKEEIQYEENNPDEVSQTQMYEHLHQVFITKNTVLCSEVEKNFKELCHACPAAEHRQPFEEQPIPPKIQDVAEEAWPLFVNSRDWLLMLDASLPGEPFFKRAEDGSLLRKIEGWGEEDNHLQFIPAMESDDDRSDNEEEEEEDVSGTGKGNRGVTGRSRGQGKEERDPRREITYQLFQAEIWPKMKKSSREKSDYHPTLVWTEIRSFIKGSAEALLSENGVLSLQDYESLGKKKAPNFSADRKVVYNLFCVYQREHSSNRMFDEADLVFNIHRRLQRIPAPEWSIHQFYVDETQDFTQAELSLLIRCCRFPNNLFFTGDTAQSIMRGIAFRFDDLKSLFHHAKKAAGMREDHHDFIRVPKKLYQLTHNYRSHAGILRLASSVVDLLLHYFGDSFDKLQKDEGLFEGPKPVVLESCSPADLAMILQGNQRQSSRIEFGAHQVVLVVSNEARETMPVELKHGLVMTIFEAKGLEFDDVLIYNFFKDSQADKEWRVVTNFMKDQNVANCNVSSSTGLVEITEDSVSVLRSRPLEFDPEKHKVLNSEFKFLYTAITRARVNVWLFDEDKESRAPVFEYFQRLGLVKVVAVGEKKEGSSELANMFAAKSAPEEWRKGGIRFYKHGLWVPAIQCFTFAGDKLMLQKSQAQQQAAEATKLGSTNRQQMRDEFLRAAESFLKCHMHDEAEICLNNAREWVLLAKLYKKTGKLQDAARLFKRKRLYKEASKCYESQNNYAEAIETFCQAGLYEDALSALERFNILSKSGHGREGIIPPRSTRTVERLRHQLADQHFKRGQTKEMEDVLQHLPSTSDRIAFLKKRGCIFEAARALEDDGRREEAARLLRDTGRFKEAVKYSNDPKFAADCLMAQVRTTMEREDTPEILQRSLEKYQHCGDTNGQAEASLMLGKLKKDIQKLQEAGKLFDKCRNFCGEAESVAELLVTTNYEPPKNFGQWITVRALERLLRLVTLLYRPFAGLTLAEQNEITKCEEHFGLFKTDAANKKRFFCKWGGRFAMVDPEFININTSNTEAMIDTAKARQKIGRFLINFSVHLVTKIRTMLETTLSKHSMCMKVAEGTLCDNASCAYQHQLQDSVEHFSNRFYALFHFMYLESVVESFTMEMVSKEQRQDASPLELKDFHEFRMCQRFYKFLFPSSGYREFHLTSQRAYVQNLRMTKAVTKRILQFANVSWKEVAEEKRRSDTDNFLKVSSCLQLIGSDHLMVRWICEEEKEFLKKKARNPTFRPTNYQLAKNGMVGPSPKAESGGHRYESYLQWWEDGKRRLYVHGDVENAAHLIIRRFLTLTAKRHRMIYPSIANTIMILEHQLTACLALYSRLCTEHPYPVCLPGSYLTMVRFWDTFRPGVEKGTYTLYEAIEHNFIQESDKGRLFRAVCSLLNYMVKLACGEVAPSFDLLGDALNSEDTPAYCTSGEAERTLVLFLTMLCNCGKGISTSLDAVMLRKIFRIDPNPHLASRINNVIEEIQKARGCCDVVVILKKFLQGRGERLYDLCWHSGKLWQDGPSNPASYSKSFQSDVSLIREELQRGHQQDDSFRDTETETADGKQNAEDYDTAGDLDNMDVEHTEDELQEREKALLEMTVTAMQKLFKRKKFIEKIILLAGVLREKRLRRLESIEEQTRSSSNVLKEHFSHFKVDSSGCGICGTNFKLVSTDDRHSMSHADNEEEPQEDTAEEALPDEGIENVEAHKKTPWHFQKLREFHQYQELYLTKLLPCLTKEEELNKTLDNPFLSGKREQVALDLERLEGILSSVKKEVQTIESSLDWKNCSSLIAEIKNFQDALRETERIVEQAKQDSFTDENEDGELDLEDKQLHEDNTDEGGEEEEENSPLKSLPGVKKKGRKPKQSHHKRKK, from the exons ATGTACATAAGACGGGAAAACGCTGAAGAGGCGCTGAAAGATGCTCGAGACTGCGTAGATGTTAAGCCAGATTCGCCTAAG GGGCAATACCGACTAGGCTCCAGTCTCTTGGCACGGAAGAAATACCAGGAAGCAATgaagccattttcaaaatcacttcAACTGTTGCTGAGTGATGCTTCAAGTTCAGAAAGCGACAAAGTAGACACCTTGACTCAGCTACTGTCAGTTGCATTAAACCTACCAG CAGATGGCACGTGTAGTATCCAATTCAACATTCCAAAAAACTTGATTCAAAACGCAATTAACAAAGCAGTAGCTGACAGAGACTGGAAAAGacttcatcttctttttcttggcGGAGGTGGAGAGAAAAAATACGAGAGAGGCTCAGGAGGTCTTGCTATGGGATGCGATGCGAGCAGTGTCCcgttagaggaagttattcgCGATGATTTACCAGTTTTAGGGAAATTCATAAAAATCCTACTGGATCACGAAGCAAATTCTAAGCCTCCCAAAGGCAAAAAAAGTCCTCTAGACGTCGCCATGGAATTGGACAAAAATGATGTGGCAAGTATGCTGATAGATAGGAACGTCTCGTCTCGTACCAGTGAACTTCCCAAG AGAATGTTTAAACGCGACGGATTAGAAGCGATGCGGAGAGGCGAGACCAAGAGAGCCATCGAGCTGCTACAATTTTCCTTGAAGCACGAAGCAACCAAAGGCAAAGAACGACTAGAAGTACTCCAGTATCTCTGTGAATTGCACTTCAAAGAAAAGGCCTTCGATGTTTGTCTGGACACGGGTCGGAAGTTAAAAGAAACCTacaacggagagaaaaatgagaAAGATGAG GTCCAAGCTACACAGTGGAAGAAGTGGGGCAACGAGTTGCACATGGAAGGCAAATACGAATTGATGGCCGAGTACTATTCCCTTGCCTTGGATTTCACACCTGAATCCAACTTCGAGATAACCACTGCTCTACTCAGCAATCGATGTTTGGCGTTAATTAACTTAGAAAAGTTCAAAGAGGCCCTCGCAGATGCAGACAGATGCACCAAAATTAGGCCAAAGTGGTTCAGG GGACATTCACGACGTGGAAACTGCCTTCTACCcctcaaaagaaagaaagaagcaCTGCGAGCGTTCTGCAAAGCACATACCAACGCGGTCActgacaaagaaaagcaagcaaCTGCACAAGACGTGATTACAACTGCTATGAGCATCGAGG ATGGACAGTCGCAGATTACCTGCTCATTGCCGCCCAAGATGCTTCAATATGCAATCAAAGAAGCATCGGAGAAGGGAGAGTGGACTAAACTGAGATTGCTTTTTCTTGGTACGGCTGCAAGCAACACATCAAGGGGTCTAGCTTACGACTGTGACGCCTCTTGTGTGCCTCTTGACCTTCTGATTCAGTCAGATGTTAAAGATCTACATACGCTCGTCACACTTCTCCTTCAACGAGGTGCATCCCCGACAGGATTGCGAGGTTGTGTCAGAGCTCCGCTTTTAGTTGCAATGGAAATGATGAAGTTTCCTGTAGCTGTGACTCTGCTAAGAAACAATGCGGATCCCTCTTGCATCGTTGGCCATGGGATATTCATTAACAGAGag GGTCAACCGAAGCAATGGCTCCAACTTGGTCGCAAAGCCCTGGATgctaatgataataaaaaggCGGTAATGTTACTCAACATGTCTCTTTATCTGTCAGAGTCTAACACAGAAAAATCAATCTTGCTTCAGATATACAACGGCCTGTCAGAGGCCCACTTCAACTTAAACGAGAATGAAAGATCCATCGACGCCGGAAACGAGTATTTTAAATTGCGACCAATTAAATCAGAG GATGAAGCTAAGAGATGGGAGGTTCGAGCAGCTCACGCCTTCGAGTCAAGTGCCTATACCTTCTGTATTGATTACGTCAATCTGGCTTTGAAGTATACTCCTGCTGACTGCAAGCAGACGTTTTCACTTCTGTTATGCCAACGTTCTCAAGCTTTTCAACAGCTAGGCGACTACGAACGTGCATTGGAAGATGCAAAAACTGCATCTATGATGAATCCAGATATGTCTGAG GGATATCGCAACCAGCTTTATTGTTTTCGCGCTCTGAAGAGAGGAAGAGAAGCGATGCAAGTGATTAACGAGTGTCTCAAGAGAACATCCGATGAAAACACCATGTATGATAATTTAAGTGACGCTCTTGACATTGCTGTCAATCTTCAAG AGGCCACATCAGCTCTCACAGTTCCTGTGCCGAGTCAGCtgattgaaaaactgacgAGTGGCGTTATTCAGAAGAGGGCCTGGCACAAACTTTTAATCCTGTATCTTGGAGGAGGAGGACCAACTTCACAGCCAATAGGAGATGGAGGCCTTGCAACTGACACAGATGCATCAAGTGTTCCATTGGGAGAAATCATCCGTTGTACCCACTCGGACAAACTACTCCAACTAGTATCAGTCCTCCTGAGGCATGGAGCTTCAGCGAACGCTATTGAAGGATCGGCTGCAATACCCCTTGATGAAGCATTAACACTACGGAACTTAGCTCTTGTGGAAAAGTTAATCCATAATGGGGCCAATCCATGCGTTTTGGGAAGGGACAGAGAGCCAATTATTCACCAAGCTTTGAGAATTGACCTCCGTGATAAAAATG GAAATTTCAGATACCTGAAGGCGATGCTAATTTCTAAAACTTCCGAGATTAAAAATGTTCAGAACGCGGAAGGAGACAGTCTTTACCATCTCGCATGTACTGGTAGAAGGCCGACGTCAAATAAATGTGAGGCGATCCGGATACTTCGGGAAGCCAATGTTAACCCCAATCTACCAAACAAGGCCAACAAATCACCAAATGAAATACTTCATAAAAATGATTCCCGCTGTAGGGTGTTATACACTGCGCTAGAGTCTTATAACTCCAGCACGTCTCTTTCCTTTCAGTCCGCGACTGGACATCAGAATATATCCACCGAAGAACAGGATAAAGAGTATCTCTCATCAGCTACAGGAGATGACGATTCATCAGGGTCGAGGAACGATGACTCAAAGCAGGAGAAGCCTCTCATTCCCGCAAAAGACGCAAAAGTGAGAAAGGTTGAAGACAAACAGCAAATGAGAACACAAATGCGTGAAAATGTTGACGGCCTCATAACTACCTTATTGCCACTTGATACACTTGTTCCAGAGGACACAAATGAAGACCAAGAGGATAACGAAGATTTCAACGAACCTTCAGAGGTCCTTCCGATGACAGAAAATGACGAGAGACTGACGAAACACGAAGACGAGATTCCTCTGAAACGCACTGAATACGATAACACAAACATTGATGACATCGAGATCGGGGGTGGTGATGTGGAAGCTGACATTGATTCCAAATCTCCTTTTGAAGACCTTCCGTGGGAAGTTGACTGCACTGATCGAGTCTGGAAGGTAATGAGGAGCAAAAGGGTTGATAACTGTATGCGGAGACGTATCATTAATAAAATTCGCATGCTGGCAAATGGCAGATGGAACACAACAATGTGCAAAAGACTGGAAGGGGCTGCAAAGAAAGCAGACATTCAGCTTTACGAGTCAAAATTGACCAAAAGTTATCGAATAATTTGGGAAAAGACAATTGCTTTTTCTGGGAGATGTAGCGAGAATCCGGAGCTCCGTTTGAACATGAGAAATCCGGCAGGTCGAATCTACTCCGATATCATCCGAGTATGGGACATCGTATTAGACCACGACAAACTACAAAGCTCAATCGAGCACGTCGTCAAGTCACACGACCGAGGAATGGACTGTATCATAAGGAAAAAGCTGAAAGGGATTACTATGGAAACCAAGAAAGACATCCTACCATCGAGTGAGTGTCTACCTAACAGGTACGCAGAGATAGCAGATCTCCGGCAAGTAAGCAATCCACGTTTAACGAAAGATGGTACCAAGAAGTCAACTGCTAGTGATAATCTGTCTCAGATTTTCTTTCCACCTGCGAGCTCAAACGAACAAGAGTATCACATTCTAAAGTTTTACTCATTTAGTACAGCTTTGGTGAAGACAGTACTCGAAAGTGATACTTCTTCAAAAATTGATTTCCCCTTTAAGATCACAGAGCTTGAACATGCTATTGTTAACCTCCGTCCAGATCCACCGATTCCCATCATTCTTCTTGGTCGAAGCGGCACGGGCAAGACTACTTGCTGTCTATATCGCTTATGGGACAACTTTAAAAGGTACTGGGAGAGTGCAGTGACTGCTGGTCCCCACATTCCAAGGTGCGTTCCTCCAATGGAAACCACCAGATTCGGCCCCGAATCAGTCCTGATCGCTGCAGCAGACCAAGATGTGGACCAAACTTCATCCAGCCAAGACAAATCACCACTCGCTTTTTTCCAATGCCAACAATTCAACATTTCTGTGGATCCCGGTCTTGCATCATCTTCAAAGCATGTTGACCATGTTCATACATACCAAAGTGCATATCCTCGTCTTTCAAAGGAGGAAATTCAATATGAAGAAAACAACCCAGATGAAGTGAGTCAGACTCAAATGTATGAGCACCTGCACCAGGTATTTATCACAAAGAACACTGTTCTCTGCAGCGAAGtcgagaaaaatttcaaggaacTTTGCCATGCATGCCCAGCTGCAGAACATCGTCAACCTTTTGAGGAACAACCCATTCCCCCAAAGATTCAAGACGTTGCTGAGGAGGCTTGGCCACTTTTTGTAAACTCACGGGACTGGCTTTTGATGTTGGATGCATCTCTCCCAGGGGAACCTTTCTTTAAGCGGGCTGAGGATGGAAGTTTACTTCGAAAAATCGAAGGCTGGGGAGAAGAAGATAACCATTTACAATTCATTCCAGCCATGGAATCCGACGACGACAGAAGTGAtaacgaagaagaagaagaagaagacgtcAGTGGAACTGGAAAGGGTAACAGAGGAGTAACGGGACGAAGCAGAGGTCAGGGTAAAGAGGAAAGAGACCCAAGGAGAGAAATTACTTACCAACTTTTCCAAGCTGAGATATGGCCAAAGATGAAAAAGTCTTCAAGGGAGAAAAGTGACTACCACCCAACTTTGGTATGGACAGAAATTCGTTCTTTCATAAAAGGTTCCGCTGAAGCCCTGCTGAGTGAAAATGGAGTACTTTCACTTCAGGATTACGAGTCTCTGGGCAAGAAAAAGGCGCCAAATTTTTCAGCCGACAGAAAAGTGGTGTACAATTTGTTCTGCGTGTATCAACGAGAGCATTCCTCAAATCGAATGTTTGATGAAGCAGACCTAGTGTTCAACATCCACCGGCGTCTTCAGAGGATTCCTGCGCCTGAGTGGTCAATTCACCAGTTCTATGTAGACGAGACGCAAGACTTCACACAAGCAGAATTGTCTTTATTGATTCGATGCTGTCGTTTTCCAAACAACCTGTTCTTTACTGGTGACACAGCACAGAGTATCATGAGAGGTATTGCATTCCGCTTTGATGATCTAAAGTCTTTGTTTCATCACGCCAAGAAGGCCGCTGGTATGAGAGAAGACCATCACGATTTCATAAGAGTCCCTAAAAAGTTGTACCAACTAACGCACAACTACCGATCCCATGCCGGTATTCTTCGTCTCGCTTCCAGTGTTGTGGATTTGCTGCTACATTACTTTGGAGACTCGTTTGATAAGTTGCAAAAAGATGAGGGTCTTTTTGAGGGACCTAAGCCAGTTGTCTTGGAGTCCTGCAGTCCGGCAGACCTTGCGATGATTCTTCAGGGAAATCAGCGGCAGTCCTCAAGGATTGAGTTTGGCGCTCACCAAGTAGTTCTTGTGGTGTCAAATGAGGCCAGGGAGACGATGCCAGTAGAGCTTAAGCACGGACTTGTCATGACCATCTTCGAAGCGAAAGGACTTGAGTTTGATGACGTTCTAATTTACAACTTTTTCAAAGATTCTCAG GCTGATAAAGAATGGCGAGTTGTTACGAATTTTATGAAAGATCAAAACGTGGCCAATTGCAACGTTTCTAGTTCTACTGGCTTGGTAGAGATAACCGAAGACAGCGTCAGCGTCCTACGATCTCGTCCACTTGAATTTGATCCTGAAAAACACAAGGTTCTTAATTCCGAGTTCAAGTTTTTGTACACAGCCATCACTCGAGCTAGAGTAAACGTCTGGCTCTTTGACGAAGACAAGGAATCAAGAGCGCCTGTCTTTGAATACTTCCAGAGACTTGGCCTGGTGAAAGTTGTCGCAGTTGGAGAGAAAAAGGAAGGATCAAGTGAACTGGCTAACATGTTTGCTGCTAAGTCGGCACCTGAGGAGTGGCGAAAAGGAGGAATTCGCTTCTACAAGCACGGATTGTGGGTGCCTGCGATACAGTGCTTCACTTTTGCCGGTGATAAATTAATGCTGCAGAAAAGCCAAGCACAACAACAGGCTGCAGAGGCCACCAAGTTGGGTTCCACGAACCGTCAACAAATGCGAGATGAATTTCTGAGAGCCGCCGAGAGCTTTCTAAAGTGCCACATGCATGATGAGGCCGAAATATGTCTGAACAACGCCCGAGAGTGGGTCCTTTTGGCCAAACTTTACAAGAAGACAGGAAAG CTTCAAGATGCTGCTCGGCtcttcaaaaggaaaagactTTACAAAGAAGCAAGCAAATGCTACGAATCCCAGAACAACTATGCTGAGGCAATCGAGACCTTTTGTCAAGCTGGCCTCTATGAGGATGCCCTTAGTGCCCTTGAacgcttcaacatcctttccaAAAGTGGCCACGGAAGAGAGGGAATTATTCCACCTCGATCTACTCGAACTGTTGAGCGGCTTCGTCACCAACTAGCAGATCAGCATTTCAAGAGAgggcaaacaaaagaaatggaagaTGTCCTTCAACACCTCCCATCTACCAGTGATCGCATtgcatttttaaagaaacggGGATGTATATTTGAGGCTGCCAGAGCTTTAGAGGATGACGGAAGACGGGAAGAAGCTGCTCGTCTTTTAAGAGACACGGGTAGATTCAAGGAAGCAGTTAAGTATTCTAACGATCCCAAGTTTGCCGCTGATTGTTTAATGGCACAAGTTCGTACAACCATGGAAAGGGAAGACACCCCTGAGATTCTTCAGCGTAGTCTAGAGAAGTACCAGCATTGTGGTGACACTAATGGTCAGGCGGAAGCATCACTGATGCTtggaaaactaaaaaaagatATTCAAAAGCTTCAGGAGGCAGGCAAATTGTTCGACAAATGCAGAAATTTCTGCGGAGAAGCCGAGAGTGTAGCAGAATTACTGGTGACCACGAATTATGAACCACCAAAGAACTTCGGGCAGTGGATAACTGTACGAGCCTTGGAGAGGCTTCTACGACTGGTCACTCTGTTGTACAGGCCTTTCGCTGGGCTGACCTTGGCGgagcaaaatgaaataaccAAGTGTGAGGAACACTTTGGCCTTTTTAAAACTGACGCTGCGAACAAAAAGAGGTTTTTCTGCAAATGGGGTGGAAGGTTTGCCATGGTTGACCCTGAATTCATCAATATCAACACATCTAACACAGAAGCGATGATCGATACAGCCAAAGCACGTCAGAAAATTGGAAGGTTCCTGATTAACTTCTCTGTTCACCTGGTGACAAAAATTCGTACTATGCTGGAGACTACCTTGTCGAAACATTCTATGTGCATGAAGGTGGCAGAGGGGACACTGTGCGACAATGCAAGTTGTGCATACCAGCATCAATTGCAAGATTCAGTAGAGCACTTCAGCAATCGCTTTTATGCTTTGTTCCATTTCATGTACCTGGAATCAGTTGTAGAATCGTTCACCATGGAGATGGTTTCAAAGGAGCAGAGGCAGGACGCTTCCCCCTTAGAATTAAAAGACTTCCATGAATTTCGTATGTGTCAACGTTTTTACAAGTTCTTGTTTCCGTCCTCTGGTTATCGAGAATTTCATCTCACATCGCAGCGTGCATATGTTCAAAACCTAAGGATGACGAAAGCAGTAACCAAACGAATTTTACAGTTTGCCAATGTCTCGTGGAAGGAAGTAGCGGAAGAGAAACGCCGCTCAGATACAGATAATTTCCTAAAAGTGTCATCTTGTCTGCAACTAATCGGCTCCGACCATCTTATGGTAAGATGGATTTGTGAAGAGGAGAAAGAGTTCTTGAAGAAGAAGGCAAGGAACCCAACTTTTAGGCCAACAAACTACCAATTAGCGAAGAATGGGATGGTTGGTCCTTCGCCCAAAGCAGAAAGTGGAGGTCATCGTTACGAGAGCTATTTGCAATGGTGGGAAGACGGCAAGAGACGCTTGTACGTTCATGGAGATGTGGAAAACGCTGCCCATCTCATCATTAGGCGTTTCCTCACTCTAACAGCAAAGCGACATCGTATGATTTATCCATCAATCGCCAACACGATCATGATTTTAGAGCATCAACTTACTGCTTGCCTTGCACTCTACTCCCGGCTATGCACAGAGCATCCGTACCCAGTCTGTTTACCAGGGAGTTACCTCACTATGGTCAGGTTTTGGGATACCTTCCGACCAGGAGTTGAAAAAGGCACTTACACCTTGTACGAAGCAATTGAACACAATTTCATTCAAGAATCCGACAAAGGAAGACTATTCAGAGCTGTTTGTTCACTTTTGAACTACATGGTAAAGTTGGCATGTGGTGAAGTGGCTCCCTCGTTTGATCTTTTAGGAGATGCCCTCAACTCAGAAGATACTCCAGCGTATTGCACTTCAGGAGAAGCTGAGAGAACCTTGGTGCTGTTCTTGACCATGCTCTGTAATTGTGGGAAAGGAATTTCGACTTCTTTAGATGCAGTAATGTTAAGAAAGATCTTTAGAATTGACCCCAACCCTCATTTAGCAAGCCGCATCAACAACGTTATAGAGGAAATCCAAAAAGCAAGGGGTTGTTGTGATGTCGTAGTAATTTTAAAGAAGTTTCTGCAAGGTAGAGGGGAAAGGTTGTATGACCTTTGCTGGCACAGTGGAAAGCTTTGGCAAGATGGGCCATCTAATCCAGCCAGTTATTCTAAAAGTTTCCAAAGTGACGTATCTCTCATTCGCGAAGAATTACAACGAGGTCATCAACAAGATGACTCCTTTAGGGACACAGAGACTGAAACTGCAGACGGAAAACAAAATGCTGAAGATTATGACACTGCAGGAGATCTAGACAATATGGACGTAGAACACACGGAAGATGAGCTccaagagagagaaaaagctCTCCTGGAAATGACTGTCACCGCGAtgcaaaaattgttcaaaaggAAGAAGTTCATTGAGAAAATCATTCTTCTCGCTGGGGTCTTGCGAGAAAAAAGGTTAAGAAGACTCGAATCAATCGAAGAACAAACAAGGTCGTCATCTAATGTGCTAAAAGAACATTTCTCTCATTTCAAAGTCGACTCATCTGGCTGTGGGATTTGTGGAACTAATTTCAAATTAGTCTCCACGGATGACAGACATTCCATGAGCCATGCGGATAATGAAG AAGAACCTCAAGAGGACACCGCCGAAGAAGCACTACCAGACGAAGGAATCGAAAATGTAGAAGCCCATAAGAAAACTCCTTGGCATTTCCAAAAACTCAGAGAATTCCACCAGTACCAGGAACTGTATTTGACAAAACTTCTTCCCTGTTTAACGAAAGAAGAGGAACTGAACAAAACGTTAGATAATCCTTTCTTGTCTGGTAAAAGAGAACAAGTTGCCCTGGATTTGGAACGCCTGGAGGGAATTCTTTCTTCAGTAAAAAAAGAAGTACAAACCATAGAATCTTCTTTAGACTGGAAGAATTGCAGTTCACTTATCgctgaaataaaaaactttcaGGATGCTCTGCGAGAGACTGAGAGAATTGTGGAACAAG CTAAACAGGATTCGTTCACCGATGAAAATGAAGATGGGGAACTAGATCTAGAAGATAAACAACTGCATGAAGACAACACAGACGaaggaggagaagaagaagaagaaaattcgCCATTAAAGTCCTTGCCGGGggtaaagaaaaaagggagaaaacCAAAGCAAAGCCATCACAAGCGGAAAAAATGA